CACCCTGTTCGACGCCAGCGACATCCCGGTGCGCATCGCCGCCGAAGTCAAAGCCTTTGACCCTGAAGCCTTTGGCCTCTCGCGCAAAGACGCCCGCCGGATGAGCCGCAACCAGTTGTTCGCCCTGGCCGCCGCCCGTGAGGCCATCGCCCAGGCCGGGCTGGACGCCGACCGGCTGAATCCGGAGCGCATCGGTGTGCTGGTCTCTTCGGCCATCGGCGGGCTGGAAGCCATTGAGGCCAACATCCGAACCATGATCACCACCGGGCCGCGGCGGGTCAGCCCCATGGTGATCCCCATGCTCATGCCCAACGGCGCGGCCGGGCTTACCGCCATGCGCTATGGCTTCCAGGGGCCCGCGCTGTCCATCGATTCCGCCTGCGCCACGGGCATCGATAGTCTGGGGATCGCCTGGTATCTCATCAAAGCCGGCGTGATCGATGTAGCCGTCGCCGGCGGCACCGAAGCCACCATCACGCAATCGGGCGTGGTGGCCTTCGACCGCACCGGGGCCATGTCACGACGCAACGAGGATTACCAGCACACCCCCCGCCCCTTCGACAAGAACCGCGACGGGCTGGTCATGGGCGAGGGGGCCGGGGTGCTGGTCATCGAGCGCGAAAGCCACGCAAAGGCCCGCGGGGCCGAAATCCTGGCCGAACTGGCCGGTTACGCCGCCACGGCCGACGCCTACCACATCACCTCCCCGCACCCCGAAGGCGACGGCGCCATGCGCGCCATCCGCGACGCCCTGGCCTCGGCCGGCGAGCCGCCGGAGGCCGTGGACCACATCAGCGCCCACGGCACGGGAACCCAACTCAACGACGCCATCGAAACCAAGGCCATCAAGCGCGCCCTGGGCGAGCACGCCTACCGCGTGCCCATCTCCTCCACCAAATCCATGACCGGCCATATGATGGGCGCCACCGGCGGCCTGGAGACCATTTTCTGCGTTCAGGCCATCCAGGAGGGTGTGGTGCCGCCCACCATCAACTACGAGACCCCCGACCCAGAATGCGACCTGGACTATGTACCCAACGAACCGCGCGAGGTGCCGGTTCGGGTGGCCCTGAACAACGCCTTTGGCTTCGGCGGCCACAACGCCGTGATCGTGGTGCGGCGCTATGAGTAGGCCCCATCGAGTATAATTGCCGCTGTTCGGGCCCTGGGGCCGTCCCCTGTCCCAGGGCCCTCACCCGCATCCTGAACCCATGGAGCCCCAGCGCCCCACCCCACTCCGTTGGGTCGCTGGTGCTCCCTGAGTTCCTCAGGGAGGTCGCGCTATGCTCTCACCCCAACGCCAGGGGGAAACACCCTATGACTTTGCCCGCCGCCTGGGATTGACCTTCAAGGATCCACGCCTGCTCGTGCGGGCCTTGACCCACCGCTCCTACCTCAACGAGCATCCCGAAGCCCTGGAAGACAACGAGCGCCTGGAATTTCTGGGCGACGCGGTGCTCGACTTTCTGGTGGGCGAATGGCTGTACCACCACTTCCCCGAAATGCCCGAAGGCGACCTGACGCGATTGCGGGCGGCCTTGGTGTGCCGCGACCAACTGGCGGCCTTCGCCCACCAAATCGAGCTGCATCGGGCGCTGCTCCTGGGCCACGGCGAAGAGGCCAACGGCGGGCGCAACCGCCCCACCACCCTTTCGGCGGCCTTTGAGGCCCTGGTAGGGGCCCTCTACCTGGATCAGGGCATCGAAGCCGTGCGTCGCTTCCTCCTGCCTTTGCTCGAACCAGCCATGGAGCGCATTCTGGAAGCCCGCCTGGACGAGGACCCCAAGAGCCGCCTGCAGGAATGGGCCCAGGCCCAGGGCTACCGCGCGCCTACCTACCACATCCTGGAGGTGCGCGGCCCGGACCATGCCCGCGAATTCGACATCGAGGTCCGCATCGAGGGTCAACCCTACGGGCGGGGAAAAGGCCCTTCCAAGCGGGAGGCCAGCAAATCCGCCGCAGCGGATGCCCTGCGCAAACTGGGGCTGGCTTGAAAAAACGCGCGCTGATTTTGGCGGCAAAGCCGCCAAAATCAGCGCACTCATTGAGGAGGTCCCGTTGCCTTTGCGCCTGAAATCCCTCGAACTTCAGGGATACAAAACCTTCGCCAACCGCACCCGGTTCGAATTCGGCGAACGCATCACGGCCATCGTCGGCCCCAACGGATCGGGCAAATCCAACATTGCTGACGCCCTGCGCTGGGTGCTGGGCGAGCAGGCCTACTCGGCCCTGCGCGCCCGGCGCACCGAGGACATGATCTTCGCCGGGTCGGAACATCGCCCCCGTGCCGGAATGGCCCAGGTGACCGTGCTCTTCGACAACAGCGACGGTTGGCTCCCCGTGGATTTCAGCGAGGTCTCCCTCACCCGCCGGGCCTACCGCGACGGCGAAAACGAGTACCTGCTCAACGGGCAGCGGGTGCGGCTGCGCAATGTGAACGAGTTGCTGGCCCGCGCCGGGCTGGCCGACCGCACCTACACCTTCATCGCCCAGGGGGTGGTGGACGCCTCGCTCAGCCTGAGCGCCGTGGAGCGCCGGGCCATGCTCGAGGAGGCCGCTGGGGTAGGCCTTTACCGCTCCCGGCGCGAAGAGACCCTGCGCCGCTTAGAGACCACCCGCCGCAACTTGGATCGGGTGCTGGACATCCTGGCCGAACTGGACCCCCGGTTGCGCAGTCTCTCGCGGCAGGCCCAGCGGGCCCGGGAATACGAACAGGTGCAGGCCGACCTGCGCCTGATGCTGCGCGACTGGTACGGTTACCACTGGCATCGGACGCAAAAGCAATTGCTGGACGCCCGCCACTGGGCCGAGGCCCAGGCCCGGCGGCTGGAAGAGGCCCGGCAAAAAGCCCAGCAATGGCGCGCCAAAGTGCGCCAGGAGCGCCAGCGGCTGGAGGCTCTGCGGCAGCAAATCAGCGCCTGGCATCGTGAACTGGCGGCGCTGCACGCCCAACGCGAGGAGCAGAGCAAGGCCCTAGCCGTGGCCCAGGAACGGTTGCGCACGGCGCAGGCCCAGCAGCGCGACCTGCACCTGGAAAGCGACCGGCTGACCGAGGAAATCCGGCTGCAGGAGGAGCACGTGGCGCAGGCCCAGGCCGAAATGGAAGCCCACGAAAAGCAGCTGGCCGAGGCACGTCACGCGCTGCAAGAGGCCCAGACCGCCCTTCAGGACCGACGGGAGGAGCGCCGACGCTGGCAGGAAGAACTCCACACGGCCCGCCAATCCCTGGAGCGGCTGGAGCGGCGTCGGACGGGCCTCGCCGCCCAGCAAGACGCCCTGCAAGGCGAAGCGCAACGGCTGGCCGAGGACCTGAGCCGCACCGAGGACCTGCTGGCGCAATTGACCGAGCAGCAGCGACGCACCCGCCAGCAGTTGGCGCAGGCCCAACAGGCGGCGCAGGCCGCTGCCCAGGCATTGGCGCAGGCCCAACAGGCCGTGGAAGCCCGCCAGAAGGAAGTACAGGCGGCCGAGCAGGCCCTCCGCGAGGCCCGGCAGGCCCTCGACGCCCTGGCCGCCGAGAAAGAACAGAGGCAAGCCCGGCTGGAGGTGCTGGACCAGGCCGAGCAGGCCCTCAGCGGCTACGCCGAGGGCACACGCTGGCTGCTGGAAGCCGTGCGCCGGGGGAAAACCCGCGGGAAAGGCAGCCCTCTGGGGCCTCACCTCACCGTGCCTGCCGAATTCGAGACAGCCATCGCTGCCGCGCTGGATCGCTTCGCCGAGGCCGTGCTCTGGGAAGGCGACCCCGAAGACGCCTTGCGCGCGCTGAGCGAAGCCCCCGGTCGCGCTGCCCTGTTGCCCCTGGACGCCTTGCGCCCGCCCCAGCCCCTGACCGCCCCAGACGACCCCGACTGCGTAGGCGTCGCGTCGCAACTGGTGGAAGCGCCCCCCGCCCTGCGCGAGGCCGTTACCCTGGTCCTGGGGCGCGCCCTGGTCGTGCGCCATTGGGAGACCGCCCGCCGCTTAGTGAAAGCCCTGCCTCCCGATGCCCTGATAGTCACCCTGCAGGGCGAGGTCTTCCTGGCCACCGGAGCGGTGCTGGCCGGGAAACCCGGGGCGCAAGGGGTGCTGCGCCGCACGCGGGAGCGTCGCAGGCTGCAGGCCCGCCTGGAACAACTGGCGCGCGAGGCGGCAGCACAGCAAGAGGCCGTCTCCCAGGCCACCCGGCGCCTGCGCCAGGCTCAGCAGGCCCTGCAAGAGGCCCAACAACAGGCCCACGCCCAGGCCCAAAGCCAGCAAAACGCGGCCCGCGAGGCCCTGCAGGAGGCCCAATTGGCCCACGAGCGCCTGGAACAACAAAAAGCCCTCCACCAAAAGCGCCTGGAGGACCTCCGCGCCAGCCTGAACCGCGTCCAGGAGAAAAGGGAAGCCCTCGAGCAACAGGCCCGTCAGGCGGAAGAGCGCCTGCAGGTTACCCGGCAGGCCCTCCAGGAAGCCCAACGCACCCTGGCTGCCCTAAACCTGGACGAACTCCACGAACAGGTGAACCACTGGCGCACCCAGGTGGCCGTGGCCGAGCAGGCACTGGCCCACCGCCGCAGTCGCCTGCAAAGCGAAACGCAGGCCCTCACCCGTCTGCGGCAACGGCTGGCAACGCTGGCCCAACAGCGGGAAACCCTGGAGGAAACCATCGCGCAACGCCAGGCCGACATCCTCCGCGCTCAGGAAGCCCTCCGCACCTTCGATGAGCGGGTAGAGGCGATCCATCGCCAACTGCCCCCCGCCGAAAGCGAGCAAAAGCGCCTGGAAGAGGCCCTGACCCAGTGGGAAGCCGAGGAAGCCCAGGCCGCCCACGCCTACCGCATTGCGGAAAAGCATCACACCCAAGCCCAACTGGCCCTCACCCGCCAACAGGAAGCGCTGGAAAACCTGCGTCGCCGCATCGAAGAAGACCTGGGTCTGGTCATGTTGGCCTACGAGGAAGACATTGCCGGCCCGCAACCGCTGCCCATCGAGGGCCTGGTGGAGCAACTCCCTGTGGTCGAAAGTATCCCCGCCGACCTGGAAGAGCAGATTCGCCAACTGCGGGCCCGGTTGCGCCGCTTAGGTCCTATCAACCCCGAAGCCCAGACCGAATACGAAGAAGTGCAACAACGCCACACTTTCCTCACCCAACAGTTGACCGACCTGCAAAAGGCCGAAGCCGATCTGCGGCAAGTCATCGCCGAGTTGGACGACCTGATGGAACAGGCCTTTCGCCGCACCTTCGAGCAGGTCAACGGCGAATTCAAGCACATCTTCACCCAACTTTTCGGGGGCGGCACCGCTTCCCTGGTGCTCACCCACCCCGAAGACATCCACCAATCCGGCGTGGATGTGATGGTGCGCCTGCCAGGGAAACGCACCCAGGCCCTGGCGATGCTTTCCGGCGGGGAACGCAGCCTGACAGCGGTCGCCCTGATTTTCGCTTTGCTGCGCGCTTCGCCAACCCCCTTCTGCGTGTTAGACGAGGTGGACGCCATGCTGGACGAAGCCAATGTGGGCCGGTTCCGGGAACTGCTGGAAGACCTCAGCGAGCACACGCAGTTCGTGATCATCACCCACAATCGCAACACCATCCAGGCGGCCGAGGTGATCTACGGCGTGACCATGGGCGAGGATTCGGTCTCGCGGGTCATCAGCCTCCGACTGGATGAGGTGGAGGACATGATCAGGGAGTGAGCGAAAAGGGGACGTCCTGGACGCATCAGGCTTCAGGGTACCCCTTGCTTTGGTCTAATACGCGAAAACTTCCGTCTCTTCCAGCGTCTGGGTGAGCAGCGCCTCAACGCCCAATTCGGCTTCCATCTGGGCGATGGCCTCGGGGTTGGGGCGCGTGGCGGGATGGGTGGAAATGATCGAGCAACAATCCTTGTAGGGCTGCTTGGCGATTTCGTAAAAGCCCAGGCGTTCGCCCAGGTCGATGATTTCCTGTTTGTTCCAGGCCACCAGGGGGCGAAAGACGGGAAGGTCCACCGCCCGGTCCACCATCACCATATTCCCCAGGGTTTGGGAGGCCACCTGCCCCAAGCTATCGCCGGTGAAGATCACCTGAGCGTTCATCTGCCGGGCGATGCGCTCGGCCGCGCGGGCCATGAAGCGCCGAAAGACGACCAACTCGTAGCGCTGGGTGCGGCGCTTCAGCCCGGCCGTGGCGATCTGGAACAGGTAATAGGGCACATAGTACACCTTCAGCCCGGGGATGTACTCCCCCAACCGTTCCGCCAGCCGCCCGACCTTTTCCCGATGAGCCTGCTCGCCTTTGACGAAGGCGTGGAAGTGCACCAGAGCCACCTCCGCCCCCCGGCGGGCCATCAGCCAGGCCGCCATCACCGAATCGATGCCCCCCGAAAACAGCCCCACGGCACGCCCGGCGGTGCCCACGGGCAGGCCCTGATGACCGGGCTGCTTCTGGCCGAAAACAAACACGCGCCCAGGGGCCACCTCCACCTGGATGGTGAGGTCCGGCCGCCGGAGATTGACCTTCCACCCGGTGGCCACCACTACCGCGGCCCCCACCTCTCGCTCGATTTGCATGGAATTGAGGAGAAAGGTCTTGTCCGCGCGGTTGGCCCGCACGGCAAAGGTGGGCTTTCCTCCTGCTAGGGGATGGGCAAGGGCCTGGCGCACCGCCTCGGCCTTGATGGCTTCAATGTCCGGCGGCACCGCTACAGCCTTGGCCCACCAAGCCACGCCAAACACCTTGCCGAAGTCCAGATCAGGCCGCTCGTCCTCCACCACCAGGCGGCCCATCAAGTGTTCCACCTGGTGCACCTTCAGTTGGCGGCGGATGTTGCGCCGTAACTGGTCGATAAAATCGCGGCGGTTCTTCCCCTTGAGCCCAATCTCACTGCTGTAATGCACCAAATAGATGACCATCAATGCCTACCTGTATTCTCCAGGATGTGTGAGCGCCTTATTATAGCATCAGGGGGTAATGGAACAAAAAAGCAACGGTCGGGCAGAAAAGCCCGCCGTTGCTCCAAAGCCGCTGAACAAAGCGAGGGGATCAGACAGCAGGGGCCGCCACACTGCCTTGGGCCGCCCGATAAGCCTGCCCGTAAAGGTGACCAATCACTGCATTGGCGTAAGCCGCGGTAAAAAGCACCCCCACCACACAGGCAATTATGCCCAAGCCGGCGATGATGTATGCCAGGATAGTACCGACCAACACCAGGAAATAGGTGCCCTGGTTAGCCTTGACCAACCCAAACACTTCACCAAAGCGAAAGGCCGCACCCAACTCCCCTGTGGCCACCATCTGGGCGTAGGCCGCGGGGAGCACCAGGCCCATGAAAAGCCCATAAATGATGTTGAAGCAAGACACGAT
This portion of the Anaerolineae bacterium genome encodes:
- the fabF gene encoding beta-ketoacyl-ACP synthase II, whose translation is MTHERIVITGMGTVNPVGHSVQETWENILAGVSGVGPITLFDASDIPVRIAAEVKAFDPEAFGLSRKDARRMSRNQLFALAAAREAIAQAGLDADRLNPERIGVLVSSAIGGLEAIEANIRTMITTGPRRVSPMVIPMLMPNGAAGLTAMRYGFQGPALSIDSACATGIDSLGIAWYLIKAGVIDVAVAGGTEATITQSGVVAFDRTGAMSRRNEDYQHTPRPFDKNRDGLVMGEGAGVLVIERESHAKARGAEILAELAGYAATADAYHITSPHPEGDGAMRAIRDALASAGEPPEAVDHISAHGTGTQLNDAIETKAIKRALGEHAYRVPISSTKSMTGHMMGATGGLETIFCVQAIQEGVVPPTINYETPDPECDLDYVPNEPREVPVRVALNNAFGFGGHNAVIVVRRYE
- the rnc gene encoding ribonuclease III → MLSPQRQGETPYDFARRLGLTFKDPRLLVRALTHRSYLNEHPEALEDNERLEFLGDAVLDFLVGEWLYHHFPEMPEGDLTRLRAALVCRDQLAAFAHQIELHRALLLGHGEEANGGRNRPTTLSAAFEALVGALYLDQGIEAVRRFLLPLLEPAMERILEARLDEDPKSRLQEWAQAQGYRAPTYHILEVRGPDHAREFDIEVRIEGQPYGRGKGPSKREASKSAAADALRKLGLA
- the smc gene encoding chromosome segregation protein SMC, translated to MPLRLKSLELQGYKTFANRTRFEFGERITAIVGPNGSGKSNIADALRWVLGEQAYSALRARRTEDMIFAGSEHRPRAGMAQVTVLFDNSDGWLPVDFSEVSLTRRAYRDGENEYLLNGQRVRLRNVNELLARAGLADRTYTFIAQGVVDASLSLSAVERRAMLEEAAGVGLYRSRREETLRRLETTRRNLDRVLDILAELDPRLRSLSRQAQRAREYEQVQADLRLMLRDWYGYHWHRTQKQLLDARHWAEAQARRLEEARQKAQQWRAKVRQERQRLEALRQQISAWHRELAALHAQREEQSKALAVAQERLRTAQAQQRDLHLESDRLTEEIRLQEEHVAQAQAEMEAHEKQLAEARHALQEAQTALQDRREERRRWQEELHTARQSLERLERRRTGLAAQQDALQGEAQRLAEDLSRTEDLLAQLTEQQRRTRQQLAQAQQAAQAAAQALAQAQQAVEARQKEVQAAEQALREARQALDALAAEKEQRQARLEVLDQAEQALSGYAEGTRWLLEAVRRGKTRGKGSPLGPHLTVPAEFETAIAAALDRFAEAVLWEGDPEDALRALSEAPGRAALLPLDALRPPQPLTAPDDPDCVGVASQLVEAPPALREAVTLVLGRALVVRHWETARRLVKALPPDALIVTLQGEVFLATGAVLAGKPGAQGVLRRTRERRRLQARLEQLAREAAAQQEAVSQATRRLRQAQQALQEAQQQAHAQAQSQQNAAREALQEAQLAHERLEQQKALHQKRLEDLRASLNRVQEKREALEQQARQAEERLQVTRQALQEAQRTLAALNLDELHEQVNHWRTQVAVAEQALAHRRSRLQSETQALTRLRQRLATLAQQRETLEETIAQRQADILRAQEALRTFDERVEAIHRQLPPAESEQKRLEEALTQWEAEEAQAAHAYRIAEKHHTQAQLALTRQQEALENLRRRIEEDLGLVMLAYEEDIAGPQPLPIEGLVEQLPVVESIPADLEEQIRQLRARLRRLGPINPEAQTEYEEVQQRHTFLTQQLTDLQKAEADLRQVIAELDDLMEQAFRRTFEQVNGEFKHIFTQLFGGGTASLVLTHPEDIHQSGVDVMVRLPGKRTQALAMLSGGERSLTAVALIFALLRASPTPFCVLDEVDAMLDEANVGRFRELLEDLSEHTQFVIITHNRNTIQAAEVIYGVTMGEDSVSRVISLRLDEVEDMIRE
- the thiI gene encoding tRNA 4-thiouridine(8) synthase ThiI, which produces MVIYLVHYSSEIGLKGKNRRDFIDQLRRNIRRQLKVHQVEHLMGRLVVEDERPDLDFGKVFGVAWWAKAVAVPPDIEAIKAEAVRQALAHPLAGGKPTFAVRANRADKTFLLNSMQIEREVGAAVVVATGWKVNLRRPDLTIQVEVAPGRVFVFGQKQPGHQGLPVGTAGRAVGLFSGGIDSVMAAWLMARRGAEVALVHFHAFVKGEQAHREKVGRLAERLGEYIPGLKVYYVPYYLFQIATAGLKRRTQRYELVVFRRFMARAAERIARQMNAQVIFTGDSLGQVASQTLGNMVMVDRAVDLPVFRPLVAWNKQEIIDLGERLGFYEIAKQPYKDCCSIISTHPATRPNPEAIAQMEAELGVEALLTQTLEETEVFAY